One window of Methylococcus sp. EFPC2 genomic DNA carries:
- a CDS encoding superoxide dismutase, with protein sequence MSNDYNRREFIYAASVGATLAVVSPQSLAAGKKEVEAAPALQSAFATLHQPKPLPFDPAKLDGISEKLIKSHWENNYGGAVKALNVVKQKLAEFQQDPNLPAYIYNDLKREQLLRTGSIVLHDLYFGNLGGHDKPDAHISKALTEAFGSVEAWEKEFRRIGAGLGGGSGWVVLGLNLHTGLLENYWQWDHQHAPSATLPILVLDVYEHAYQIDYAAATASYIDAYFRNINWEVASERLERARRAHAQWSADAGKSA encoded by the coding sequence ATGAGTAACGACTACAACCGCCGCGAATTCATCTATGCCGCTTCCGTGGGGGCCACCTTGGCCGTCGTGTCGCCGCAGTCCCTGGCCGCGGGCAAGAAAGAGGTCGAGGCCGCGCCGGCCCTGCAATCGGCTTTCGCGACCCTCCACCAGCCCAAGCCCTTGCCTTTCGATCCGGCCAAGCTGGACGGCATCTCCGAGAAGCTGATCAAGTCGCACTGGGAGAACAACTACGGCGGGGCGGTGAAGGCGCTCAACGTGGTGAAGCAGAAGCTGGCGGAATTCCAGCAGGATCCCAATTTGCCGGCCTATATCTACAACGACCTCAAGCGCGAGCAATTGCTGCGCACCGGCTCCATCGTGCTGCACGACCTCTATTTCGGCAACCTGGGCGGGCACGACAAGCCCGATGCCCATATCAGCAAGGCCTTGACCGAGGCCTTCGGTTCCGTCGAAGCCTGGGAGAAGGAGTTCCGCCGCATCGGTGCCGGGCTGGGCGGGGGGTCCGGTTGGGTGGTGCTGGGCCTCAACCTGCACACCGGCTTGCTGGAAAATTACTGGCAATGGGACCACCAGCACGCCCCCAGCGCCACCCTGCCCATCCTGGTGCTGGATGTTTACGAGCACGCCTACCAGATCGACTACGCGGCCGCGACGGCGTCCTACATCGACGCCTATTTCCGCAACATCAATTGGGAAGTGGCCTCGGAACGCCTGGAAAGAGCCCGCCGGGCGCACGCACAGTGGTCCGCGGACGCCGGTAAAAGCGCCTAG
- a CDS encoding TonB-dependent receptor → MKLLPFGRNTQAYPSEEKRAIGPDRQAVVATGAIALIAGMTLLAPESAVAAAKEKRATPSKTPAAADPNTDPQAEIELLKRQVEKLTQENAQLRQHATASPAPAAPASAQSGPSAETVTAEPATAAAEPDDTGDGAKALGEVVARARPKLAKLHDVHQSVSVVSGQELDRELALDLGAITRRASNVQFNQANTRSGSLSIRGVGKRQNNWETQDPSVGVTVDGVHYGLTQLANFSFYDVDNVEVTRGPRGTEGGLASSSGKVIVTSKAPTFSPTAELSATYGQREAIILKGALGGAVINDLLAWRGAFIVDKGRGFYEQEYDKNYSLYNRDRLSGRVQLLFTPTADLTAKFSADFEPRQPQLQNGLTFYHDVPFRFANGSLVDPNGTQAKARLFGFTNNNGQFIGPRPYFQNRGFTWADYIGGEKRQTVWFDSNVGQTVSNQGASLQIDWDIGDQVLSSNTAIREYSFDAHNDEGTPFDVQHDNGGGNYYRQWTEELKIRNKPGGFIDYRAGIFGIHTKNDMMSKAGWGADAGAWLATNNQYNTLDRNANGNRGSGLALLKDSLQDVSTKEWTRIENEAGSLFGESDLHFTDAFTVTAGLRFTLQDRTTSNRKIVTNNGAGAALNPVAIRDVQLGGFDSASNGNLNGGNTVEQRNLADQVANRYFGKTIQGAPGDTYNNLSRDQKNMVAAAKTLRSQRIGRLNEKVAQDYSDLLVTAQLTPSYKFNEDLTGYFSWQYGEKTGSIVAVNGVTQRVDPENTHAVELGLKSFWLDKSVIFNIDAYFMDIQNYQQSVQVVDTYETAINVANNQANPIAYTSSIGNVKKVQVHGVEFDSVINTIPYLSVRLNGAYNIAQYIDYKNAGKPDELAYLPAPYIDQSGKLLTGASKWQFVVGAEYARPVFDNFIAHTSFNTTFQSKFNSSDTLSDYSWIDDRARTDASIGIGSKDKVWDLSLIGKNIFNDRRHEVGWVSYDPDPYPRWFGIQLSGKL, encoded by the coding sequence ATGAAACTTTTGCCATTTGGACGCAACACACAGGCTTACCCCAGCGAGGAAAAACGCGCGATAGGACCGGATCGACAAGCTGTGGTGGCGACAGGCGCGATAGCCCTGATCGCCGGCATGACCCTGCTCGCCCCCGAAAGCGCGGTCGCCGCCGCGAAGGAGAAACGGGCGACCCCGTCCAAAACGCCCGCCGCCGCCGATCCGAACACGGACCCACAGGCGGAAATCGAGTTGCTGAAACGGCAGGTGGAAAAACTGACGCAAGAGAATGCCCAGTTGAGGCAGCATGCGACGGCAAGCCCGGCACCCGCTGCCCCGGCGTCCGCGCAATCGGGTCCGTCGGCCGAGACGGTCACGGCCGAACCCGCCACCGCGGCCGCCGAGCCGGACGATACGGGTGACGGCGCCAAGGCCCTGGGCGAAGTGGTGGCCCGCGCCCGCCCCAAACTGGCCAAATTGCACGACGTGCATCAGTCGGTGTCGGTCGTCTCGGGACAGGAACTAGACCGCGAACTGGCCCTGGACCTGGGCGCCATCACCCGGCGCGCCTCCAACGTGCAGTTTAATCAGGCCAACACGCGCAGCGGCTCGCTTTCCATACGCGGCGTCGGCAAGCGGCAGAACAACTGGGAAACCCAGGATCCCAGCGTGGGCGTCACGGTGGACGGCGTCCATTACGGGCTCACCCAGTTGGCCAATTTCAGCTTTTACGATGTCGACAACGTGGAAGTCACCCGCGGCCCGCGCGGCACCGAAGGCGGTCTGGCATCGAGCTCCGGCAAGGTGATCGTGACCTCCAAGGCGCCCACCTTCAGTCCCACGGCGGAACTGTCCGCCACCTATGGGCAGCGCGAGGCCATCATATTGAAAGGCGCCCTGGGCGGCGCGGTGATCAACGACTTGTTGGCCTGGCGCGGCGCCTTCATCGTGGACAAGGGGCGTGGCTTCTATGAGCAGGAATACGACAAGAACTACAGTCTCTACAATCGCGACCGCCTGAGCGGGCGCGTTCAACTCCTGTTCACCCCCACGGCCGATCTGACGGCGAAATTCAGCGCCGATTTCGAGCCCAGGCAGCCGCAGTTGCAGAACGGCCTGACTTTCTACCACGACGTGCCCTTCCGTTTCGCCAACGGCAGCCTGGTGGATCCCAACGGCACGCAGGCCAAGGCCCGTCTGTTCGGATTCACCAACAACAACGGCCAGTTCATAGGTCCACGCCCCTATTTCCAGAATCGGGGGTTCACCTGGGCCGACTACATCGGCGGCGAGAAGCGGCAAACCGTCTGGTTCGACTCGAACGTGGGCCAAACGGTCTCCAACCAGGGCGCTTCGCTACAGATCGACTGGGACATCGGCGACCAGGTCCTCAGTTCGAACACCGCCATACGCGAATACAGCTTCGACGCGCACAACGACGAAGGCACACCGTTCGATGTCCAGCACGACAACGGCGGCGGCAACTACTACCGGCAATGGACCGAGGAACTCAAGATCCGCAACAAACCCGGCGGCTTCATCGACTACCGGGCCGGAATCTTCGGCATCCACACCAAGAACGACATGATGTCCAAGGCCGGCTGGGGCGCGGATGCCGGCGCCTGGCTGGCGACCAACAACCAGTACAACACCCTGGACCGCAACGCCAACGGCAATCGCGGCTCGGGCCTGGCCCTGCTCAAGGACAGCCTGCAGGACGTCAGCACCAAGGAATGGACGCGCATAGAAAACGAAGCCGGCTCGCTGTTCGGCGAATCCGACCTGCATTTCACCGACGCATTCACGGTCACCGCCGGCTTGCGCTTCACCCTGCAGGACCGCACGACATCGAATCGAAAAATCGTCACCAACAACGGAGCGGGCGCCGCCCTTAACCCCGTCGCAATCCGCGACGTGCAGCTCGGCGGCTTCGACTCCGCGTCCAACGGCAATCTGAATGGGGGTAACACCGTCGAGCAACGGAATCTGGCCGACCAGGTGGCCAACCGCTATTTCGGCAAGACCATCCAGGGTGCGCCGGGCGACACCTACAACAATTTGTCCAGGGATCAGAAAAACATGGTGGCTGCGGCCAAGACGCTGCGTAGCCAACGAATCGGGCGCCTGAACGAGAAAGTCGCCCAGGACTACAGCGATCTGCTGGTCACCGCCCAACTGACGCCCAGCTACAAGTTCAACGAAGATCTGACCGGCTATTTTTCCTGGCAATACGGCGAAAAGACCGGCTCCATCGTCGCCGTGAACGGGGTCACGCAACGCGTCGATCCGGAAAACACCCACGCGGTGGAGTTGGGGCTGAAGTCCTTCTGGCTAGACAAGTCGGTGATTTTCAACATCGACGCCTACTTCATGGACATACAGAACTACCAGCAATCGGTACAGGTGGTGGATACCTATGAAACGGCGATTAACGTCGCCAACAACCAGGCCAACCCCATCGCCTACACCAGCTCCATCGGTAACGTCAAAAAAGTGCAGGTGCACGGTGTCGAGTTCGACAGCGTCATCAACACCATCCCCTACCTGTCGGTCCGTTTGAACGGCGCGTACAACATCGCCCAATACATCGACTACAAGAATGCGGGCAAGCCGGACGAGCTGGCCTATCTTCCGGCCCCCTACATCGATCAGAGCGGCAAGCTGCTGACCGGCGCGTCGAAATGGCAGTTCGTGGTGGGGGCGGAATACGCCCGGCCGGTGTTCGACAATTTCATCGCCCACACCAGCTTCAATACCACCTTCCAGAGCAAGTTCAACAGCTCCGACACCTTGTCGGACTACAGCTGGATAGACGACCGGGCGCGCACCGACGCCTCCATCGGCATCGGCAGCAAGGACAAGGTGTGGGATTTGAGCCTGATCGGCAAGAACATCTTCAACGACCGCCGGCATGAAGTCGGCTGGGTCTCCTACGATCCGGATCCCTATCCGCGCTGGTTCGGCATACAGCTGAGCGGCAAGCTCTAA
- a CDS encoding TonB-dependent receptor domain-containing protein, whose amino-acid sequence MKLSASRRKARSRRDLAQPSAASDRQRNTLTGAVALITGMTLLAPAEGMAAPKTKARKAALEASSQSTDQQAEIDRLKAQLERLAKENEQLRKNAGAPQPATAQAESAAPSEEAAVSEPPPEQTADASDSPKALGEVVARARPKLAKLHDVKQSVSVVSGQELARELSLDLGSITRRASNVSFNQNNTRGASLSIRGLGKRSFTETQDPSVGVTVDGVPYALTQLANFSFYDIDNVEVTRGPRGTEGGLSASSGKVNVTSKAPTFSPTAELSATYGQREALILQGALGGTVIKDLLAWRGAFIVDKGRGFYEQEYDNNFSLYNRDRLSGRVSLLFTPTADLTAKFTADFEPRQPQLQNGLTFYHNQPLRYANGTVTDNAGTGAQAKLNGFTTNTGASFGPRAYFQNRGFTYNDYIGGERRQTVWFNENQGQTVSNQGASLQVDWDLGDHVVSSGTGVREYTFDAHNDEGTPFDISVDGGGGVFYRQWTQEFKIKNKPGGFLDYKAGIIGLHTKDDIIGKTGWGSDAGAWFANNTQYNTLYNPTLLSNRPSGLAILKDVLQDARTKETTRVETESGAVFGESDFHFTDQFTVTAGLRATLEDRTTYNTRFLAENGVGGAFNPVSVRGIGLGGFNTDTNAAASNRNYGKLTGSNSVAQLNLADQLANRYFGKAITGTPGQAYGQLTDAQARMVGTAKTLRASQIGRLNDKVKGDYSDLLFTAQLTPSYKINEDLTSYLSWQYGEKSGSVIQTNGINQRVEPENTHALELGLKSFWLDKTVILNVDAFVMDIHNYQQAVQVVDEFQTAVNLAPGGSGETAYVAAQGNVKKVRAHGIEFDGVINTIPNLSVRLNGAYNVAKYIDYKNAPKPEELGYLPTSIPFIDQSGKLLPGASKWQFVVGAEYTKPVFDNLLAHTSFNTTFQSKFNNADNLSYYGYIQDRARTDVSLGIGSKDKVWDLSLIGKNVFNDSRHEIGWNSYGPDPYPRWFGIQVSGKL is encoded by the coding sequence ATGAAACTTTCGGCATCCAGACGCAAGGCACGGTCCCGCCGTGACTTGGCGCAGCCTTCGGCCGCATCGGACCGGCAGCGCAATACACTCACGGGCGCGGTGGCGCTCATTACCGGGATGACCCTGCTCGCGCCCGCGGAAGGCATGGCGGCGCCCAAAACCAAGGCCAGGAAAGCGGCCTTGGAGGCCAGCAGCCAGAGCACGGATCAGCAAGCGGAGATCGATCGCCTGAAGGCCCAACTGGAACGTCTGGCCAAAGAAAACGAGCAGTTGAGGAAAAATGCCGGGGCGCCCCAGCCCGCGACCGCACAAGCCGAATCGGCGGCTCCTTCGGAAGAGGCCGCGGTATCCGAGCCGCCTCCCGAACAGACGGCTGACGCATCCGACAGCCCCAAGGCCTTGGGCGAAGTGGTCGCCCGCGCCCGCCCCAAACTGGCCAAGCTTCACGACGTGAAGCAGTCGGTCTCGGTGGTCTCGGGCCAGGAACTGGCGCGCGAACTGTCCCTGGACCTGGGCTCCATCACCCGCCGCGCATCCAACGTTTCCTTCAACCAGAACAACACCCGCGGAGCGTCGCTCTCCATACGCGGTCTGGGCAAGCGCAGCTTCACCGAAACCCAGGACCCCTCGGTAGGCGTCACGGTGGACGGCGTACCCTACGCGCTCACCCAGCTCGCCAACTTCAGCTTCTACGACATCGACAACGTGGAAGTCACCCGCGGCCCGCGCGGCACCGAGGGCGGTCTGTCAGCGAGCTCGGGCAAGGTCAACGTGACCTCCAAGGCCCCGACCTTCAGCCCCACGGCCGAATTGTCCGCCACTTACGGACAGCGCGAAGCCCTCATCCTGCAAGGCGCCCTGGGCGGCACCGTCATCAAGGATCTGCTGGCCTGGCGCGGCGCATTCATCGTGGACAAGGGACGCGGTTTCTACGAGCAGGAATACGACAATAACTTCAGCCTTTACAACCGCGACCGCCTGAGCGGACGCGTGTCCTTGTTGTTCACCCCGACCGCCGACCTGACCGCGAAATTCACCGCCGATTTCGAGCCGCGCCAGCCGCAGCTGCAAAACGGCCTGACCTTCTATCACAACCAGCCGCTGCGCTACGCCAACGGCACGGTGACCGACAATGCAGGCACCGGGGCGCAGGCCAAACTGAACGGTTTCACCACCAATACCGGCGCCAGCTTCGGGCCCCGTGCTTACTTCCAGAACCGCGGATTCACCTATAACGACTACATCGGCGGCGAGCGGCGGCAAACCGTATGGTTCAACGAAAACCAGGGCCAGACGGTATCCAATCAGGGCGCGTCCCTCCAGGTGGACTGGGATCTCGGCGATCACGTCGTCAGCTCCGGCACCGGCGTACGCGAATACACGTTCGACGCGCATAACGACGAAGGCACGCCCTTCGACATCAGCGTGGACGGCGGCGGCGGCGTGTTCTACCGGCAGTGGACCCAGGAGTTCAAGATCAAGAACAAGCCGGGCGGATTCCTCGACTATAAGGCCGGCATCATAGGCCTGCACACCAAGGACGACATCATCGGCAAGACCGGCTGGGGTTCCGATGCCGGCGCCTGGTTCGCCAATAACACCCAGTACAACACGCTGTATAACCCGACCCTCCTGAGCAATCGCCCGTCGGGCCTGGCCATACTCAAAGACGTGCTGCAGGACGCCAGAACCAAGGAAACCACGCGCGTCGAGACCGAATCCGGCGCTGTCTTCGGCGAATCCGACTTCCATTTCACCGATCAGTTCACAGTCACGGCCGGCCTGCGCGCCACCCTGGAAGACCGCACCACCTACAACACGCGATTCCTCGCCGAAAATGGCGTGGGGGGCGCATTCAATCCGGTGTCGGTGAGAGGAATCGGGCTCGGCGGGTTCAACACGGATACCAATGCCGCGGCGAGCAACAGGAATTACGGCAAATTGACGGGTAGCAACTCCGTCGCTCAGTTGAACCTAGCCGACCAGTTGGCCAACCGGTATTTTGGGAAAGCCATCACCGGAACTCCCGGCCAGGCCTACGGCCAACTGACTGACGCGCAGGCGCGCATGGTGGGCACGGCCAAGACGCTGCGCGCCAGCCAGATCGGCCGCCTGAACGACAAGGTCAAGGGCGATTACAGCGACCTGCTGTTCACCGCGCAACTGACACCCAGTTACAAGATCAACGAAGATCTGACCAGCTATCTGTCCTGGCAATACGGCGAAAAATCCGGTTCGGTGATCCAAACCAACGGCATCAACCAACGGGTCGAGCCGGAGAACACCCATGCCCTGGAACTGGGCCTGAAGTCGTTCTGGCTGGACAAGACGGTGATCCTCAACGTCGACGCTTTCGTCATGGACATCCACAACTACCAGCAGGCCGTGCAGGTGGTCGACGAATTCCAGACCGCGGTCAACCTGGCTCCGGGCGGCTCGGGCGAAACCGCCTACGTGGCCGCCCAGGGTAACGTGAAAAAGGTGCGCGCCCACGGCATCGAGTTCGACGGCGTGATCAACACCATCCCCAATCTGTCGGTACGCCTGAACGGCGCCTACAACGTCGCCAAGTACATCGACTACAAGAACGCGCCCAAGCCGGAAGAACTGGGCTATCTGCCCACCAGCATCCCCTTCATCGACCAGAGCGGCAAGCTTCTGCCCGGTGCGTCGAAATGGCAGTTCGTAGTCGGGGCGGAATACACCAAGCCGGTGTTCGACAACCTCCTGGCGCATACCAGCTTCAACACCACCTTCCAGAGCAAGTTCAACAACGCCGACAACCTGTCGTATTACGGCTATATCCAGGACCGCGCGCGCACCGACGTTTCACTGGGCATAGGCAGCAAGGACAAGGTTTGGGATTTGAGCCTGATCGGCAAAAACGTGTTCAACGACAGCCGGCACGAAATCGGCTGGAACTCCTACGGACCGGATCCCTACCCGCGCTGGTTCGGCATACAGGTCAGCGGCAAGCTTTAA
- a CDS encoding efflux RND transporter periplasmic adaptor subunit, with product MINAFSLTLPSPRGRGFKYQDGRAQVSVALVLSVLALTATAVLTVAHGLTSRNAENERLKAWTEAQAIPTVAVVSPAAGGNVSGLELPGRLEAHAQAPIFARVNGYLKRWTSDIGTPVKAGQLLAEIETPDLDQQLAQARADLATAEADAALAVTTAKRWQALLASNTVSRQDVDEKTGFASAKQAALQSARANVERYAALKNFARLVAPFDGVVTTRNTDVGALINAGTGAGQELFVVSDVKRLRVYVSVPQSYVPRVPPGTQASLKVPEHPDRSYTATVSAAAGAVDAASGTSLMQLIVDNAAGQLMPGAYAGVKLDLPRNAASLTIPASALIFDAKGAQVAVLDAGNRVVLKPVSIARDLGKVIEIGAGLAAEDRLIDNPPDGIANGDEVRIAASAPGKPKAG from the coding sequence ATGATCAACGCATTTTCCCTCACCCTGCCCTCTCCCAGAGGGAGAGGGTTCAAATATCAAGACGGAAGGGCGCAGGTTTCGGTCGCATTGGTGTTGAGCGTTTTGGCCCTGACCGCCACCGCCGTCCTGACCGTCGCCCACGGTTTGACCAGCCGCAATGCCGAGAACGAGCGGTTGAAGGCGTGGACCGAGGCTCAGGCCATACCCACGGTGGCGGTGGTGAGTCCGGCCGCCGGCGGGAATGTCTCCGGGCTGGAGCTGCCGGGCCGGCTGGAGGCTCATGCCCAGGCGCCCATCTTCGCCCGCGTGAACGGTTATTTGAAACGCTGGACCTCCGATATCGGTACGCCGGTCAAGGCGGGGCAGTTGCTGGCGGAAATCGAGACGCCCGACCTCGACCAGCAATTGGCCCAGGCCAGGGCGGATCTCGCCACGGCGGAAGCCGACGCGGCGCTGGCCGTGACCACCGCCAAGCGCTGGCAGGCTCTGCTGGCGAGCAACACCGTGTCGCGACAGGATGTGGACGAGAAGACCGGCTTCGCCAGCGCCAAACAGGCGGCCTTGCAATCGGCGCGCGCCAATGTGGAACGTTATGCGGCCCTGAAGAATTTTGCCCGCCTGGTGGCCCCCTTCGACGGCGTGGTCACGACCCGCAACACCGATGTGGGCGCGCTGATCAACGCCGGAACCGGCGCAGGCCAGGAATTGTTCGTGGTGTCCGACGTGAAGCGTTTGCGGGTCTACGTCAGCGTGCCGCAAAGCTATGTGCCCCGGGTACCGCCCGGCACCCAGGCCAGCCTCAAGGTGCCGGAACATCCGGACCGCAGCTATACGGCGACCGTGAGCGCCGCCGCCGGAGCCGTGGATGCGGCCAGCGGTACCAGCCTGATGCAATTGATCGTGGACAACGCCGCCGGGCAACTGATGCCGGGCGCCTATGCCGGCGTTAAGCTGGACCTGCCCCGCAACGCGGCGTCTCTGACCATACCGGCCAGCGCCCTGATCTTCGACGCCAAGGGGGCCCAGGTCGCGGTGCTCGATGCCGGCAATCGCGTGGTGCTCAAGCCGGTCAGCATCGCCCGCGATCTCGGCAAGGTGATCGAGATCGGTGCAGGTCTGGCTGCCGAAGACCGGCTCATCGACAATCCGCCCGACGGCATCGCCAATGGCGACGAGGTGCGCATCGCGGCGAGTGCGCCGGGCAAGCCCAAGGCCGGCTAG